One Rosa chinensis cultivar Old Blush chromosome 5, RchiOBHm-V2, whole genome shotgun sequence genomic region harbors:
- the LOC112167430 gene encoding zingipain-2: protein MDFKRNHVISAIFIILGNLASQATSDALYESSIAEKHEQWMAKHGRVYPNAAEKERRFGIFRKNVEYVEKFNNEGNKTYKLNINSFADMTNEEFRRHYTGYRTPPGLSSTSSNFSYQSLAATDIPTTVDWREQQAVTPIKYQSQCGACWAFAVAATVEGLTKIKTGQLISLSEQQLVDCNHQNTGCKGGYLEYAYSYVVQNGGLAREETYPYQATDMGTCDTNKESEHAARITNYERVPSRSENDLQKAVAMQPVSVTISAYGQEFQMYGSGVFSGNCGTEQDHAVTVIGYGTIEDGTPYWLIKNSWGQRWGESGYMRIRRNINAPEGMCGLAINPLYPTA from the exons ATGGATTTCAAAAGAAACCATGTGATCAGTGCCATATTCATCATCTTAGGGAATTTGGCTTCTCAAGCCACATCCGATGCATTGTACGAATCTTCCATTGCAGAAAAACATGAGCAATGGATGGCAAAGCATGGACGCGTTTACCCCAATGCGGCTGAGAAGGAAAGGCGTTTCGGCATCTTCAGGAAGAATGTCGAATACGTGGAGAAGTTCAACAATGAAGGGAATAAGACTTACAAGTTGAACATCAACAGCTTTGCGGATATGACCAACGAAGAATTCCGGAGACATTATACCGGATACAGAACCCCCCCCGGCTTAAGTTCAACGTCATCCAATTTTAGCTACCAAAGCTTGGCTGCTACTGATATTCCAACTACCGTGGACTGGAGGGAACAACAAGCTGTCACCCCCATAAAGTATCAAAGTCAATGCG GTGCTTGCTGGGCATTTGCAGTAGCAGCAACTGTGGAAGGGctaaccaaaatcaaaacagGCCAATTGATCTCACTCTCCGAGCAGCAACTTGTGGACTGCAATCATCAGAACACTGGGTGCAAGGGTGGTTACTTAGAATACGCCTATTCCTACGTAGTACAAAACGGAGGACTCGCTCGAGAAGAAACTTACCCGTACCAGGCAACAGACATGGGAACATGCGATACTAACAAGGAAAGTGAGCATGCAGCACGGATCACTAACTATGAACGCGTCCCTTCCAGAAGTGAAAACGATCTACAGAAGGCTGTGGCCATGCAACCAGTATCGGTTACCATTTCTGCTTATGGACAAGAGTTTCAGATGTACGGCAGTGGGGTGTTCTCCGGCAATTGTGGGACGGAGCAAGACCACGCCGTCACGGTCATTGGCTACGGGACGATTGAAGATGGAACCCCCTATTGGTTAATAAAGAACTCATGGGGGCAGCGTTGGGGTGAAAGTGGATATATGAGAATTCGTAGAAACATTAATGCCCCAGAGGGTATGTGCGGCCTTGCTATCAATCCCCTCTATCCGACTGCATAA